A window of Paenibacillus sp. 19GGS1-52 contains these coding sequences:
- the def gene encoding peptide deformylase, which yields MAKFNADYIITMDDIVREGHPVLRTVTEPVKLPPQKEVHEALQCMMQFLKNSQNSEISTQYKLRSGVGISANQIGLTQRMFAMYLTDALGNIVEYALFNPKIISHSLSMVYLPESEGCLSVDRPIHGFVPRYETVKLKAYNLDGKEVVLRFKGYQAIVVQHEIDHLDGIMFFDRINKENPFKLPQGVEIRSLYEQRSK from the coding sequence ATTGCTAAATTTAATGCCGATTATATCATTACAATGGATGATATCGTACGGGAAGGCCATCCTGTACTCCGTACTGTAACGGAACCAGTTAAGCTTCCCCCGCAGAAGGAGGTACACGAGGCGCTGCAATGTATGATGCAGTTCCTAAAGAATAGCCAGAATTCGGAGATTTCAACCCAATACAAGCTGCGCTCTGGCGTAGGGATATCTGCGAATCAAATTGGTCTAACGCAGCGGATGTTCGCGATGTATCTGACCGATGCGTTGGGGAATATTGTCGAATATGCTCTGTTTAACCCCAAAATCATCAGTCATTCACTGTCCATGGTTTATTTGCCGGAAAGCGAAGGCTGTCTGTCCGTTGACCGCCCGATACATGGTTTTGTACCGAGGTATGAAACAGTTAAACTGAAGGCTTATAATCTGGATGGCAAGGAGGTTGTCCTGAGATTTAAGGGCTACCAAGCTATCGTTGTCCAACATGAAATAGATCATCTGGATGGCATTATGTTTTTTGATCGGATCAATAAAGAGAATCCATTCAAGCTGCCGCAGGGTGTGGAGATCCGAAGTCTGTATGAACAGAGGAGTAAATAA
- a CDS encoding LCP family protein — translation MPPRNKRHAKAGKSKKKPLLWTLAIILLLIIGFIVYYFSAIYNQLDSMQKEGENSPFQNVETVDVNTPDPPKWEGTEPVNILLMGVDARGVKKGEVPRSDTMLVASLDPVKKKIHVFSILRDTYVSIPDHGKDRINTAITHGPNTAMQTVSDLLGIPIQYYVYTDFQGFIKLVDAVGGIDYDVEKDMLYKTIADGPEYDIDLKKGFQHLDGNMALQYVRFRHDATSDFTRTERQRGFLSAVADKVKSTTSLIKLPSILGEVTPYIDTNLSVNDMWKLANVGYSSTMSGSAQIPPMDLLVEEKTSGGSAVIGVSSEDKLQQFVQDTLSDPVPSASPEASAGSSANDTTGAN, via the coding sequence ATGCCACCACGAAATAAACGGCACGCAAAAGCCGGAAAGTCGAAGAAGAAACCACTGCTTTGGACACTCGCTATTATTCTTCTCCTAATTATCGGCTTCATAGTTTACTATTTCAGCGCAATTTACAATCAGCTTGACAGTATGCAAAAGGAAGGTGAAAACTCGCCCTTTCAGAATGTAGAAACTGTCGATGTGAATACCCCAGATCCTCCAAAGTGGGAAGGTACGGAGCCCGTTAATATTCTGCTCATGGGTGTGGATGCCCGTGGTGTGAAGAAGGGTGAAGTTCCGCGCTCGGACACAATGCTGGTAGCCTCCCTTGATCCGGTAAAGAAGAAGATTCATGTATTCTCCATTCTGCGGGATACGTACGTATCTATTCCTGATCACGGTAAGGACCGCATCAATACGGCGATTACACATGGACCCAACACGGCGATGCAGACGGTAAGCGATCTGCTAGGCATCCCGATTCAATATTATGTCTACACAGATTTCCAAGGCTTCATTAAGCTGGTGGATGCTGTAGGTGGTATTGATTATGATGTTGAGAAGGACATGCTATACAAGACTATTGCTGACGGCCCGGAATACGACATTGATCTAAAAAAAGGCTTCCAGCATCTCGACGGCAATATGGCGCTGCAATATGTACGCTTTCGGCATGATGCTACCTCCGATTTCACTCGGACCGAACGTCAGCGGGGCTTCCTTAGCGCTGTTGCGGACAAGGTGAAGAGTACTACTTCACTTATCAAGCTGCCTAGCATCCTTGGCGAGGTCACGCCTTATATCGATACCAACCTGTCGGTAAATGATATGTGGAAGCTGGCGAACGTAGGTTACTCCAGCACCATGAGTGGCAGTGCGCAAATTCCACCGATGGATCTGCTTGTGGAAGAGAAGACTAGCGGTGGCTCTGCTGTAATTGGCGTAAGCAGCGAAGATAAATTACAGCAATTCGTGCAGGACACTTTGAGCGATCCTGTTCCCTCTGCTTCCCCGGAAGCTTCGGCAGGTAGCAGCGCTAACGATACTACTGGAGCAAACTAA
- the bcp gene encoding thioredoxin-dependent thiol peroxidase, producing the protein MNELNIGQEVPDFTLPASNGQAISLSQYRGQKIILYFYPKNMTPGCTQEACEFRDAHDQITARGAVVLGISPDNLASHAKFIAKNELPFPLLSDEDHQVSEMFGVWQLKKLYGKEFMGIVRSTFLIDEQGVLVEAWRKVRVKGHVATALEGISK; encoded by the coding sequence ATGAACGAACTCAACATTGGACAAGAAGTACCGGACTTTACCCTCCCCGCTTCCAACGGACAGGCAATCAGCTTAAGCCAGTATCGGGGCCAGAAGATTATCCTGTATTTTTATCCCAAAAATATGACTCCGGGCTGTACGCAAGAGGCCTGCGAATTCCGCGACGCCCATGACCAGATTACAGCGCGGGGCGCAGTGGTTCTGGGAATAAGCCCAGATAACTTGGCTTCACATGCCAAATTTATAGCGAAGAATGAATTACCTTTTCCGCTACTATCTGATGAGGATCATCAAGTAAGTGAAATGTTTGGGGTATGGCAGCTTAAAAAGCTGTATGGCAAAGAGTTTATGGGTATCGTGCGCTCTACCTTTCTAATTGATGAGCAGGGTGTATTAGTGGAAGCGTGGAGAAAAGTGCGGGTTAAAGGGCATGTTGCAACTGCCCTAGAAGGAATTAGTAAATAA
- a CDS encoding glutamate-1-semialdehyde 2,1-aminomutase yields the protein MNRSTSEKLYQEALLHIVGGVNSPSRSFKAVGGGAPVFMKRASGSNFWDEDGNRYIDYLAAYGPIITGHAHPHITSAIIAAAENGVLYGTPTQLEITLAKMLKEAIPSMDKVRFVNSGTEAVMTTIRVARAFTKRSKIIKFAGCYHGHSDLVLVAAGSGPSTLGIPDSAGVPKSIAQEVITVPFNDLDSLQEALEKWGEDVAAVMVEPIVGNFGMVMPQPGFLEGLCKLTHDNGSLVIYDEVITAFRFHYGSTQTYAGLENHHDITPDLTALGKIIGGGLPIGAYGGRKDVMEQVAPLGPAYQAGTMAGNPASISAGIACLEVLRAEGVYDEMARLANRLADGLQESADRHGIPLTINRIRGSFSTHFCDHPITNYEEAQDTDGERFASFFRHMLNRGINLAPSKYEAWFLTTAHTDADIDATLEAAEESFSAMVTEL from the coding sequence ATGAACCGTTCTACATCAGAGAAATTATATCAGGAAGCCCTTTTGCATATCGTTGGAGGGGTCAATAGTCCCTCACGTTCCTTCAAAGCTGTCGGCGGCGGTGCGCCTGTATTTATGAAGCGGGCCAGCGGATCTAACTTTTGGGACGAAGATGGCAACCGCTACATAGACTATCTGGCAGCCTATGGACCGATTATTACCGGACATGCTCATCCCCATATCACATCGGCGATTATCGCGGCTGCAGAGAATGGCGTTCTTTACGGCACACCAACACAGCTCGAAATCACGCTGGCCAAAATGCTAAAAGAAGCTATTCCTTCCATGGATAAGGTGCGTTTTGTCAATTCCGGTACGGAAGCTGTAATGACAACCATCCGTGTAGCGCGCGCCTTTACTAAGCGCAGTAAGATCATCAAATTCGCCGGTTGTTACCATGGCCATTCTGATCTTGTGCTTGTAGCCGCAGGTTCCGGGCCGTCCACGCTAGGTATTCCCGACAGCGCGGGGGTTCCCAAGAGCATTGCGCAGGAGGTAATTACCGTTCCGTTCAACGATTTGGACAGTCTGCAGGAAGCGCTGGAGAAATGGGGCGAAGATGTTGCGGCTGTTATGGTAGAACCGATTGTCGGCAATTTCGGCATGGTTATGCCACAGCCCGGCTTCCTAGAAGGCCTCTGCAAGCTGACTCATGATAATGGCTCACTGGTTATTTATGATGAAGTCATTACAGCTTTCCGCTTCCACTACGGCTCCACACAGACCTATGCCGGACTGGAGAACCATCATGATATTACGCCTGACTTGACCGCGCTTGGCAAAATCATCGGAGGTGGACTGCCAATCGGTGCTTACGGCGGTCGCAAAGACGTGATGGAACAGGTAGCCCCACTTGGACCCGCTTACCAGGCCGGTACGATGGCAGGAAATCCAGCCTCCATCTCGGCAGGTATTGCCTGCCTTGAGGTGCTACGCGCTGAAGGTGTATATGACGAGATGGCACGTCTTGCCAACCGTCTGGCAGACGGACTTCAGGAATCAGCGGACCGCCATGGCATTCCGCTGACCATTAATCGCATCCGCGGCTCCTTCTCCACCCATTTCTGCGATCACCCGATTACAAATTACGAGGAAGCTCAGGATACAGACGGCGAAAGATTCGCCAGCTTCTTCCGGCATATGCTTAACCGGGGGATCAACCTGGCCCCGTCCAAATACGAGGCTTGGTTCCTGACTACGGCGCATACGGATGCAGATATTGATGCTACGCTGGAAGCGGCTGAGGAGTCCTTCAGTGCCATGGTAACGGAGCTGTAG